The Pseudomonas sp. S06B 330 genome contains the following window.
CAGGTCGATGGCGCCGCCGATGCAGTAACCGTGGATCGCCGCCAGCACTGGCTTGCGGCAGTTGTCGACGGCATTGAACGAGGCCTGCAGACGCAGGATGGTCTTACGCAACAATCGGGCATTGCGGCCCACATCTTTGCCCAGCTCGTTGGCCAGCGAAGCCAGCATCATCAGGTCAATACCAGCAGAAAAATGCTTGCCCGCGCCACTGATCACGACGGCGCGCACGGCATCCGCCTCATCGATCCACTTGAAAATCTCGACGATTTCGCTCCAGAACGCCGCGTTCATCGCGTTGTACTTTTCCGGGCGATTGATCTGAACGTGGGCGATGCTGTTCTTCAGCTCGACCTTGAATGCCTGGTATTCGGTCAGTTCGACTTCGAGTGCTTGGTAGTCGCTCACACTTGTTTTCCTTGAGAGTGGCTGGGACTAAGCGCGTGACTATATCAAGGCTAGTCTTGCGACCAAGACCGCGCTTGTGCCAAATCCGGGACTTTTACCTTGATCTGACGGCCTGTATCCGGCACCTTGCGCTCCTGTTGAATTATTAGGATACATTTTCATGTCCCGCTCCCTGGCCGGCGCCCTGGCCCACAACTTCCTCGGACAATCGCCGCGCTGGTACAAGGCCACCCTGTGCCTGTTCCTGCTGCTCAACCCCCTGTTGCTATTCACCCTCGGCCCAGTGGTGACTGGTTGGGTCCTGGTGATCCAGTTCATCTTCACCCTGGGTATGGCCCTCAAGTGCTACCCGTTGATGCCCGGTGGCTTGCTGGTCGCTGAGGCCCTGGTGCTGGGCATGACCACGCCGCAGGCGCTGTACGATGAGCTGCAGCACAACTTCCCGGTGATCCTGCTGCTGATGTTCATGGTCGCTGGTATTTACTTCATGAAGGACCTGCTGCTGTTTGTGTTCTCGCGGATCCTCCTGGGGGTGCGTTCCAAGGCGCTGCTGGCGTTGCTGTTCTGCTTTCTCTGCGCGTTTCTCTCGGCGTTTCTCGATGCCCTGACGGTAACCGCCGTTATCATCAGCGCCGCAGTCGGTTTCTACTCGGTGTACCACCGCGTCGCCTCGGGCAATAACCCGCGCGAGGACTCGGACCTGGACAGCGATCAGGACATCGCCCAACTGCAGCGCGATGATCTGCAACAGTTTCGCGCGTTCCTGCGCAGCCTGCTGATGCATGGCGCTGTCGGCACCGCCCTGGGTGGTGTCTGCACCTTGGTCGGTGAGCCACAGAACCTACTGATTGGGCATGAGATGGGCTGGCACTTCGCTGATTTCTTCCTCAAGGTCGCCCCGGTATCACTGCCAGTGTTGGCCGCAGGCCTGGTAACGTGCGTACTGCTGGAGAAGCTGCGCTGGTTCGGCTACGGCACCTTGCTGCCGGACAATGTGCGTCAGGTGCTGGCCGCCTATGCAGCTGAAGACGATGCCCAGCGTACGACGCAGCAACGCGCCGCCCTGCTGGTACAAGGCCTGGCAGCGTTGATCCTGATCATCGCTCTGGGCCTGCACATCGCTGAGGTGGGGTTGATTGGCCTGTTGGTGATCGTATTGATCACCGCCTTCACCGGCATCACCGATGAGCATCGCCTGGGCCGGGCGTTCCAGGACGCCATGCCATTCACCGCACTGCTGGTGGTGTTCTTTGCCGTGGTGGCAGTCATTCATGACCAGCAGTTGTTCACCCCGCTGATCCAATGGGTGCTGACGCTACCAACCGACCAGCAACCGGGCATGCTGTTCATCGCCAACGGCTTGCTCTCAGCCATCAGCGACAACGTATTCGTCGCCACCATCTACATCACCGAAGTCAAACAGGCGTTCCTCAACGGCCATATGAGCCGTGAGCACTTCGAGACCCTGGCGGTGGCCATCAACACCGGTACCAACCTGCCAAGCGTTGCGACCCCCAATGGCCAGGCAGCGTTCCTGTTCCTGCTGACGTCAGCGATCGCACCGCTGATTCGCCTGTCGTATGGGCGCATGGTGTGGATGGCCTTGCCCTATACCGTGGTGATGGGTGGGCTGGGCTGGTGGGCGGTGACTTACTGGCTCTGAGGCGATGCGCGGCCAGTGCTATCGGAGCACTGGCCGCTTGCATGCAGCCGCCTCAAAACTGCACATCCACAATCACACTGTCCAGGTACGTCCCCGCCGGCGGCGTACCCTGATCCGGGTAAACCTTGGCGTTATAGTTAAACACCTGACTCCCTGTCCCGGTCCCGGCACCAGGATTGATATCCGCTTCAGTACTGGCGCGCCGCGCACCGACCAACTTGCCCCAGCGCACACTACTGGCACTCTTGAAAATGTCATAGGCCAAAAAATTGTTGGCCGCTGACTTCATCCGCCGACGCCCGCCTGAAACATTCTGGCCATCGTCGAGCCCCACCGTGTAGTTGCTGCCCTTGGTACAAGAGACATTGACGTTACTGTTGACCGTACCAAAGCCAGCAACCACCGGCGCGCTGCCGAAGCTGATGGCCGGGCTGGTGATCTGACAGTCGTTGGTCACCGTCAGGCTGACCGTCAGGCTGGTAGTGCCGGTGAGATTCTGCCGACCAAGGCAGACGTTGATGATGCTCACGCCATAGCAGTAACTGATGTTCCAATACACCGACAAGGTTTCCTGATAGAAGCCGGCGGCCACGTTGCTGCCGCTTAGGCTTTTCAAGTAGATCGGCACTGATTTTGGCACAGTGCCATTGAGCAGCCCCAGGGCATCGATGATGCCGTTGCGGGCGAAGTCGTAGGGTTGGCTACGGTTGATCGGGAAGTTCGTCGTGTTGTTGGCATACAAGGTATAGCCGATCACATCACCGCTCGGCCCGACCAGCCCTGTGCTGCCCGCGGGTGGGGTAAAGGTGGCGTAGAAATGGTCGTCAGTGGCCAACAGGCTCAGCAGCGAGCCTGTGCACTGCAATCCGGCATTGAGGGTGGAGGCCGATTGGACCGCGCTGCGCACCAGCGTCGAGCTGATCGTGCCGAAACTGGCTGGCGTGGTATCGATCACCGAGCACAATGCGTGCGCCGTACCACTGGCGCACAGTGCCAGCAGCATAAGGGCCTGGCGCAAACGCATCACTGGCACACCAGCGGGCCAATCAACGGCACCTGGTCCTGCTCGGGCGCCAGCGTGAACTGCGCCCGACAGCGGCCACCCCCGGCAATCTGCACCTGCAGGCGGTTGTCTGCGGCCAGGCCTTCGAGGTACACCAGCCCATCCCATCCGACGACTGCCTGCGCCCCGCTCTGCTCATGCAGCACCTGGCTACCCAACGGCAATTCCTTGTTGCCAGCATCGACCAGGATGATGCTCGCCGCCACCACCCGCTGCAGCGGGAACTCCAGCAAGTAGCCACTACCACGGCGCACGGCTACTCGCTGCTCGACCTCTGGCGTCTGCACGTTGGCCGGCAGCTCCATCGGGTCGATTTCGTACTTGGCCCGGTAATACGCGCTGCTCCAGGGCACCAGCAAGTGTCCGTTGTTGTCGGTACGTCCGACCAACTGGTTTTCGTAGCGCACCGGCACATCAGCAAAACCGTCGGTACTGACCACCACAAAGGCATCGTCGATGCGGTTGGCCGCGAACACTCCGGCATCCATCCACACCAGCGAGCCACTGGCATCCGCCCAACGGGTCATGCTGCCATCGCTGCCATAAGCCCCAGCCTGCAGTTGTACCGACTGCAGCCGCCAGGTCAGATCTGCCTGGCGATAGGCCTCGCGGTCGCCATCGGCATAACCGAGGTTGAAGCCGACACCGCCTTCGCTGGGTACCGCTTGGCTGTAGTTGACCCGCTGCAGGTTCTCGCCATCCTGGTTGCGCTCAAGGCTCAGGCTCAAGGTGCCGCGCAGGTCAAAGGGGACCACCACTTGCGCCTGCACCGCCCACTGGCTGTCGCCAATCTCACGGTTGGCCGATAGGTACAGGCTGCTATTGCCCCACAGCGGCTTGCTCCAACTCAGGTTGAGCAGCCGGGTGCGGCTGTTGTCACCGGCGCGCACGTCAAAATAGCCAGCACCAAGGCTGCCGTAACGATCAAGGTTAAGGCTCAGGGTCAGCTGTTCGCTGCGCTGGCTCAGACGCCGATAGGGGCTGTCTACCAACGACAGGTCGGCATAGTCGCCACGGCGTTGCAGGCGCTGGTAGTTGAAGCCCAAACGCTGGCTGTTGTACTGGTAGCCGAGGCTCAATTGCTGACCGCTGCGGCTGTCAAAGCTGCTCCGGCTCAGCGCCGCATTGACTACCCCCCAGTTGCCCACCTGCCAGTTCCCTCCCAGCCCACCCAAGGCCAGGGACTCGGCCGTCTCGGCGTGGCTTTCCAGGGTAAAGCTGTCGCTCAGGCCATAGCGCAGGCTGGCCGCCGCCACACCCGGACCGTAGGCGAAATCGCGAATCGCGTAGTCACGGCGCAGGCTACCGGCGGTCAGCGAGAAATCCGCCAGGCCCTTCTGCAGCAGGTTGCTGGTGACGTAGAAAGGTAAGGTCGTCGAAACCTGTCGACCAAGGGCATCGGTGGTGACCACCACCGCCTCGCCGGCGCCGTTGATGAACGGGACGTTGGTCAAGGTATAGGGGCCCGGCTGCAGCTCAGCACTGGAGCTCTTGTAGCCGTTGATGAACAGGTCGACCGAGGACGGCACCGCCGCCTCACCGGCAAACGCCGGCAAGGGGTAAGTGACCAGGTCCGGGCGCACGGCAAAATCCCGCGACAACTGCAGGCCGCCAAGGCGTACCGAGCTTGTCCAGGGCAACGCGCCGC
Protein-coding sequences here:
- the nhaB gene encoding sodium/proton antiporter NhaB, producing the protein MSRSLAGALAHNFLGQSPRWYKATLCLFLLLNPLLLFTLGPVVTGWVLVIQFIFTLGMALKCYPLMPGGLLVAEALVLGMTTPQALYDELQHNFPVILLLMFMVAGIYFMKDLLLFVFSRILLGVRSKALLALLFCFLCAFLSAFLDALTVTAVIISAAVGFYSVYHRVASGNNPREDSDLDSDQDIAQLQRDDLQQFRAFLRSLLMHGAVGTALGGVCTLVGEPQNLLIGHEMGWHFADFFLKVAPVSLPVLAAGLVTCVLLEKLRWFGYGTLLPDNVRQVLAAYAAEDDAQRTTQQRAALLVQGLAALILIIALGLHIAEVGLIGLLVIVLITAFTGITDEHRLGRAFQDAMPFTALLVVFFAVVAVIHDQQLFTPLIQWVLTLPTDQQPGMLFIANGLLSAISDNVFVATIYITEVKQAFLNGHMSREHFETLAVAINTGTNLPSVATPNGQAAFLFLLTSAIAPLIRLSYGRMVWMALPYTVVMGGLGWWAVTYWL
- a CDS encoding Csu type fimbrial protein translates to MRLRQALMLLALCASGTAHALCSVIDTTPASFGTISSTLVRSAVQSASTLNAGLQCTGSLLSLLATDDHFYATFTPPAGSTGLVGPSGDVIGYTLYANNTTNFPINRSQPYDFARNGIIDALGLLNGTVPKSVPIYLKSLSGSNVAAGFYQETLSVYWNISYCYGVSIINVCLGRQNLTGTTSLTVSLTVTNDCQITSPAISFGSAPVVAGFGTVNSNVNVSCTKGSNYTVGLDDGQNVSGGRRRMKSAANNFLAYDIFKSASSVRWGKLVGARRASTEADINPGAGTGTGSQVFNYNAKVYPDQGTPPAGTYLDSVIVDVQF
- a CDS encoding fimbria/pilus outer membrane usher protein; protein product: MRFSLALRACGLTVLGCGPLLAGELPPPPATLEVIADAPLFLELVVNQMSSPELVAVQQRAGRLYMASADLQAAGLELPGEYGAEVALDSIPGLHSDYDSQGQRLVLQVPPSWLPTQRIGNRQLYPASEAQSSFGALFNYDLYFNDTDDGGRYLAAWNELRLFDSWGTLATTGQWRQALGGNDYADSQEGFRRYDTTWRYTDEARLLTLEVGDVLSGALPWTSSVRLGGLQLSRDFAVRPDLVTYPLPAFAGEAAVPSSVDLFINGYKSSSAELQPGPYTLTNVPFINGAGEAVVVTTDALGRQVSTTLPFYVTSNLLQKGLADFSLTAGSLRRDYAIRDFAYGPGVAAASLRYGLSDSFTLESHAETAESLALGGLGGNWQVGNWGVVNAALSRSSFDSRSGQQLSLGYQYNSQRLGFNYQRLQRRGDYADLSLVDSPYRRLSQRSEQLTLSLNLDRYGSLGAGYFDVRAGDNSRTRLLNLSWSKPLWGNSSLYLSANREIGDSQWAVQAQVVVPFDLRGTLSLSLERNQDGENLQRVNYSQAVPSEGGVGFNLGYADGDREAYRQADLTWRLQSVQLQAGAYGSDGSMTRWADASGSLVWMDAGVFAANRIDDAFVVVSTDGFADVPVRYENQLVGRTDNNGHLLVPWSSAYYRAKYEIDPMELPANVQTPEVEQRVAVRRGSGYLLEFPLQRVVAASIILVDAGNKELPLGSQVLHEQSGAQAVVGWDGLVYLEGLAADNRLQVQIAGGGRCRAQFTLAPEQDQVPLIGPLVCQ